Below is a genomic region from Venturia canescens isolate UGA chromosome 1, ASM1945775v1, whole genome shotgun sequence.
ATACTGCAAGCGACTCAATACTGAAGTACAAAAAATGTGGATCAACGTTGAGAACCGAAATAATCGGTTTCCCTCTCAATTTCCTTGCTATCTTCGTTCttcatcatgaaaataaaaattctcagcaGTATACATctcaactgtttttttttcacacgctCGTTATGTGCGAAATTACAGTGTATTTTACTTTTATGTGCAAATGTACATAGTATTGTTACAATAGTATGTGTAGTTTGTTTCATGGCAATTATGCATGTCTCAGAGTTCTCTTTTTGTCACCATTTTCTAGCAGTACAGGGGCCGAGTTTCAATTATCACTTGTTTTTTTTAGAGTCGGTGGCTTTATTGCCTCTCAGCGGGGATTGTTTTTCCTGTTATCGTTTTGCATTTATTGCGTAAAACGAATGAGAAATTGATCGATCAGTTTGACTGgaacttttcatgtttttctcattaatgcataaatatatattattgttATATCATGACACATGCCCCTTTTGTGCTGGGTGTAaaatttttgacactttaTTTCGATCGTTATTGTTCTTCATTAAACCGTCAAATGTCCATTTTTTATGCTTTAGTTTCTGACTTTACAGTTCaaagttaaacgaatttttaacGGTTGATTTCAATGAATGAATTGAATTCCTCGTTATCACAAATGATTGGATTCTCttgaattttgcaaatttcgtcttCTATTTTTCAAGGGGAAGCTCAAAATTCCACATCAGCATCAATTACAATCGCATTAGTTATAATAgcagcaataataataatgataataataataataataataataagtgTTACAATTTATACCTATTTTACGATTACTTTGTTCAAACAAAAAAGCTGATAAAGATAATTGCATGACAGGAAcaagaataaaatgatttcttTCCTACAACGAGCTACGGAGCGTTACATTGTTCGACAAACATTGAGCtgttataaaaatttgtatgaaaGTAAAAAATCCAAACACCACTCACACTCTCATTATCGGTATCACTCACACTTGGGAGAAAAACCATCTTTTCTGTGAAAAAGATTATTCAAAATGGCAGATATTCTGGAGCtcgtaaatatatatgaatGGGACTCGTCATTGttgtagtaaaaaaaagctATTCTCGTCGGTCTAATGATTTATGAACTAACGTACAATGTTTCTTCTTCGACACTTTTTTAACCAGCAACCATGTTTCAGAGACaaaaacaaatggaaaaaagaatgattgTTTGCCTTTGTACTGAGAATTCAAGATGGTTGGCGATTCTCTTTGCTTTATCTCGTACTGCGAAATTTTagactttttttcatacttttcacTGCGCTCTTTCCGAGAAACGTTTCAATCAGCTGGTGCAAAATTacggatttttttctcgccacTCCTCttctattgattttttattctttccaaTCTTTTTTAATATCAAACGACCATTCCCAATTGAGATGCTCGTGTTTATCGTCGTCCGTGAACAACGAATTTACAATGTAAGAACCGCGTGCTATCATTCCCGCAGGAGCATCCTCTGCTGGTGTTGTGTACGATtggatttctttttttggtGGATAAGAACCAACCATGTGAGTCATTTTATCCACTGCAAcgcaaaaaagaaattttaaaatgcCCTCAACTAATGTAAGAACGAAGGGAAGTCTCGAAAAtagaaacaataaataaaattgtgcCAAATACAAAAATCAGATCTAATACTTCTGTATTTTCGTACTTACCGAGAACTCCTAGTCGGAATGTTTTCTGTACGTATTTCAAGCCATGCACGATTTCACGTTGTACAATGAAATCAATGCGTATCCTGTAACTCACACCTTCTTTAATAACAAAGGTCTGTTTTTTCAGTTGGCTAAGATTGCCGGTAAGATCGAGTTCCATATCTGGTCGACCAGCTACGCACAGGGCCAATTTTTTGACAATCACTTTTCGGGGATCATCAGGatctgaaaaattaataacgGGATCAAAAATCATTCCAATTTTGCAGTGAAACATTCCTATTCAGTTGTTGGAACAAATGATATTTGAACTTTTTCTATTGTGCTGCTCTAAGGAAAATATCTTAAGTGAGCTGttcttaagaggatggatcagtcggtatatcgcaaccgtgagtgcgagaggagatagctgcaaatttcgaaatcaaaattctttgacacagtttgaccgattaaaaaaaggctctgtcagttgatttttgccatcgttctgcgtaggctgacagagcctttttttaatcagtcaaactgtgtcagagaatttcaatttcaaaaattccaagtgaggttagtagactgatccatgctcttaatttgattaatctatttatccTTGCTGGTTGACAgacaaaaatttaaaaaatcagttGAATGATTTAAGAAATTTGAACTTTACCGACTATAAGACCACCGGATTTTGCATCACCAAGCAGAGTTTCCTTGTATTTCCTTAGACTTTCATCCTCTTTGTCAGCTTCGAGAAGTTCTTCAATAGTTTTTTCCGGGGGAGGTTTGTAATTTGACTCAGCCTCAAGTTCCTCTTCCGCAACTTCAATGTGTTGGGGCTCCGTCTCGGCCATTACTGCTTTCTGATTGatcgaagaaatatttttctatgattAAATCATATCAGGCTTTATCATAATCTTGATATAATATTATTCCAGATGTCTAAAATGGGAAGCAAAAGGGATGGACTATGACCTCCTGCAGACTGTAATTCCAGAGGAAATAGCTGTTGCCAGAGGGGGCAAGAAACGTCACcaataacaagaaaaaaaaaaaagctaaaaAAACTAAAACCGAAATGGTGCAACGAACCTGTACtcgtaaaaaatttgagtgatcgaaattataaaaaacttattttatttgtatttttaattCACATGTACTACTCATACACATTATGACAGTAGAAACTTTAAGAACCGTATTATCCGGGAGCACATCTGATAGTCAAAAGTAATTTTTGGTCTCGTGCACCAACAAAGAGCACagtatctttcatttttctccagaaCAAGAACAAATGTATAAATTCAATATGAACGTGTATTTTCACTCACCGTCTTGTTTTTGACTGGTACCTTTAGTAAAATTATTGATATTACACTGTACACAACGTTGGTGAAATATTCCTTTCGCTAAACGATGATTGAcactcaaagttttttttatcgacgatCTGGGTTTCTTTTTCTCAAGAGAGATAAAGGAAAAAGCCGCTCCGTGTTACGTTTAATTGAAGGCTACTTTTGAGTGAGCGACCACGAAACAACAATATGGCGGCTTTGGGCGGCGTGAGCTCCGAATTATGCTCCTCTACAGATACGGCGACCAAAAATCAAGTTTCCGAATCTTTATCGATTACAAACTGTTCGGAGCTTCATTGATACATAAGTAGCAACAGTTTTTTTGTGGTACGAGATTTATTCATCCTTGTGAATTGTCATAAAAATCATAAGTCAAAATGTTCATATTTCTCGTGAGAAGCCATGCTACCgatcgataaaatttcgtcGCAAATCGAACTTTTTCGACCATTTTCGACTCATTCTTGTGAACCGCCAAATTCAAAAATCAAGCCTACGTCAAGCCTTTTTTCCAGAGTattattctattttttcctgtttttttaaCGACTGAGGAGAATTATGTGTTGAGAATTTAAACTAGAACAATTATACATAAAACAAGGTCCTTGTCTTCTGTACGACAAGTTAAACTATCTGACTCGAAGCATAGTTTTTGGGAGTGCTAATTAGAATGATTttattggcgaaatttcactGAATGATCTACACGGTAATCAGATGTTATTCtaatctttgaaaatatttaaaataaattttccaaaaaaatgtgatatttttattgaataatcaATTCCTATTTCGGTCTCTATTATGGTTTGGCGTGAAATGCTGCAATgtagaattatttttctagCGAATTAACCGGTGATGCTCGATCGATAACTGGTAAATTGGTTTCTTAGAAATTTTTCTTGATGAAACTAGAGAACTCTTGACTCGAAGATAATGCAATCCTGGATGGATATAACATTCCCCAATGCCTATGAATACTTTGATTCTCGAAGAAGAGTTTGACATCGATTCAACAGCTTTTCTAGGCCATtctgatttcgaaaatttccttTGCTGTTTTCAATCTTCTTCAGCAACAACTCGGGATGCACTTTCCCCAGTTCGAAGAGAGCATctatcaaaaaataaagatagaaaaatgtacttttttcACAAAGTGTCGTTAaaagaattctttttttctcatcttttaAATAAAATCCTTTTACCGAGCATAATCGACTGAAAACTTTCGTCGGGATCATCAAGATGAACAATAGCGCTCGTGTACAGAAAGTCAACGTGGCTTGCGCTGAAAATAACATCATAATTTTTGGTCCGAGCACCCCAAACGACAACGAGAGTTTCGATAGCAGCGATGCGAACGTCGTCGCATCCGTCGTCGAGTCTCTTCAGCACTACGGAATAAATCTCGTTCACACGATCATCGGTCATAACGGATAACTTTCTTGCAATTTCGACCAGGAGATACAACGCTCGAAGGGCATATAATCGAGTTTTCTTGGCGTTGTCGTCAACCAGAGTCACGAGAACAggaattattttctcaaatatatCTATAAAGTGTTGAGGCTTCTGAAACAATTCCATATTTTCGTTGGAATCTTCAATTTCCatgtttttcattgattcgCTTGTATCGCCTATATCATCTTGTGATTCATCGACTTCGACGTTGTTCTCTTTCGATGGGtcaatttcatcgttttttcgatCGAGCCTGATCGTTTCAACGATGCTTTTCTTTTCGATGGGTTctgatttttcgtttctcgagGGGTCATCTTCGAACAAAGCGCACAAACAAGAAACGGCTGCTGTCCTTATGGCTTCCGCAGCTCGTCCTGCCGACCACACGAGTCCGGCAAATATGACATCTTTCAAAATAGATTCGACGaacattttcttttccttgATATGACGCATCGTTACTTTTCtttgttgaaaataattagacagaagaatgaaaagtttcaatctcAATTCCGGATCGGCTTCGTTACTCATAGTTGTTTTCAATATTGGCAGTACGAGGTCGGTGTTTTGAGACGTAGCGACCGTCGCTCGAGTCATACAAACACGAAACATCTGCAATTCCGTGCTGTAAATCGTCCAAGCTTGACACGAATCTTTGAGATCTGCGAAAATTGGCCTCAGGTGAGATACGAACAACTCCTCCAATCCAGCCAAGTCCTCGAGACGTGCCAGCTCTTCCAGAAGCTTTTCGGCGAGCGAGAAACTTGATTCTTCCTGGCACGTTGAAATCAGAGTGAAGAGAACCGTGAAGAGCTCCTGAGCGATTTCTACACAGTCCTGGaaaattcaagatttcatACTTTCCTCAACGACTGATAAAAGTATCAATTGATTAcacaacgaaaaaatgtttgatcgaAAAACTTACGGATTTGCCAACTTTTATGATCGATTCACAGCAACGAGCCAATTGTTTCTGATATCGTGGTTTTTTGCTCCTGCATACGAAGGGTTGTTGTAAAAATTTGCCAATTTCACAAAGCTTTGGTCGCAGACTCTGACTCTCACTGCCTCTTAATATAGCAGCAAAAACTCGCAAGTGTCCAGCTGTTATATTTTCGTCGAGAGTTGGGATTACGAGATGACAGTAGGTCGATGGTGGAACAAAATATCCCATGTATTCAGCTGCTAGCTCGACATTCACCACGACTCGTGAGTCTTCGTCGTTGCAGGCTCTAAAAAGGTAGATTTGCTGATGAAGTGCAATTCTATTGGAAAAATGTAAACGAGGATTTACAATGATGCTTGAATATCAACGTTTGTGAAACGTCGTCAAGTTTTTCGACTGATAGCTGCACCAATTGAAGGAACATGAGTACCGATACATCGGTGGCAACAATTTCTCGATGTGTTGAATGACGTGATCTTCGACGTGTAACACGAGAACGCACAACAATTGGGCCGAACGAACTTTGATATCAGCCAGCCAATCGGAGAGCTCCTTGGATATTGCGGCTACGAGtttacaaatattttgttggactATGGTGCGACAACCGAGATTCGGTCTTTCCACTGGAATCGAATGAGCTTTCCATTGGTACCCAAAATCGACGATATTACGAATGATTTAATGAGCCGAAATTCAACGAAGGATTTACCGTTCGGCGGATAATGTTTGGGATCTTCGGTCAAAAAATCCAATTTGTCCTTGAACTTTTCGtcattttcgttctctttcATATAGAGCTCGCCGGCCGCTTGCCACAGTACACTCGCTCGATTCCTGATCGCTTCGACCTCGTCGTGAAGACCTGTGACCAGAAGCGGCAATAATTTGTGCCACCAACTGTAACGATCTCGAAGTTCGAGGAGCCAAAGACCCGCTACTTCAATGACAGCTAAAACGATAATCGATAACGAGTTAttgattcattgaaaataaacgaaagtTACTCCAGTTTCGAATAAATTATTCGTTCGTTTTCTCACTCACCAGTTCTGACCGCTCCGCTctgatcgaaaagtttttcagcCATGGGAGTAGCAACTTCTTCCATCGATTGACTGTTTCCATAAAGCATTATTTGACCGACAGCTCGAACACTGGCAGCGCGAACTTTCCAATGTTGATGATTAAAATTGCTCAACGTAGGTTTCACAAGAGTCTTTGAACGTGAATAAAATTGTTCAGGAATAGATTTCGCCAATTCCTCGATACACTGACAACTCTCGCGCTTTATTTCTGGATAATTGTCTGTTACGGTACGTGCGAGTATAGCCACAAAATCGTCGTAGTAAACGCTCAAGTATTTcgcgtatttttcaataacgaGCCGCAACAATTTGACACAGCTCAATCTCACTTCTTCGCTGGTTTCTAATAGTTCTTGAGGGCTCAAACGCCGCGACAATATCGTCATGAGatgaacaatatttttatcatcaacAGGCAAATTatagagaaattttttccacaattctaTTGAAATATTGCGACAAAATTCCGCATCGTCGGTAAGACTTCGTGCCAATTGTTTGTTGACAACATCCCATATTTCCAAATACTCTTCCGTCGTCCACTCGTTGTTGGATACACACGCGTACAATTCCTCTAGAGCTTTTTTTCTACGTCCTTTCTCCTCGGCTTGAAGAGAAACGCAAATCCTGCTCAATTGCAAATTGTTTACTTTTGACATTTCGGCTTTCTCTCAAGACCCTTTTCAATCTCTCGGAATGGCTTCCTGACGTAACTGAATGAATAACACAATTAATCGGTTGCCTGGTAGCACATTGTCATGACAACGAGCCATCGTTGGTATTCAATGACTTTTTCACTTGCCCTGGGCAAACGGTGGTTTTTGTATCTCTCACTTGATTGGACGAAAAGTTGCAATTAATTTGATTTGGTAAACTTTTAGTAAACGTAAATGAAACGTGTTTATTGACATCTTTTCCAGGCTACATTATGATCAAAATCTACTGTAAACTTGATGAGGAACACTGATGTTACATAATAAATgataattttgtttctttcttttcgtttttttttttaacacagAAAAACactcgttattattattgtttttcttttaatattaAATTGAATACGCTAATTTCGTAATACGAATActagtttttttcttttcccatatTCGTTTTATCGATAATACTTTAATGGACTCGTTCTATCTCTACGTTTAGGATACTTTCAAACGCCACGATTTTCTCCGCTCCCGTGGACGCTGAGTGTTTATGTTAACCATCAAATTTTCCGTTCcttctatttcttttttctcttgtgaaagtacaaaaaaatcattatcaaGTCGCGATTCACATTATCCCGGATcgaacaaaaaacaaatggtTTTGTCGGACGGAGATAATATATCTACTAAAGTGCTTCACATGTCTCGATGACTTTGAACTTTCTTCCTGACAAATGATGGAAACGAATTTTGAACACTAGGCAATCGGAGCATATGCAGTTTCATGCTACTTTTTCCTACTATTAAAATAGGTTAATAAAAagtcgaataaaaatgaagaaactcCCCATGGGTAACCCAACTCAGGTAAAATGggtgaaaaatgattattcatGATTCTTTCGGGTATGATCTACTGTAAGGAATTCGGTTAAATTTTCTTGATTCGCTGGTGGTTTGTTTTTCAGACAGAAAATATgtttatagaaaaatattatagaaaaattgcgGAATATAACGTTTTATAGAgacgcgcgcgtgtgtgtgtgtgtgtctgtgtgtgtgttgtgTGTTCGGCAATATATAAGTGTAT
It encodes:
- the RhoGDI gene encoding rho GDP-dissociation inhibitor 2, producing MAETEPQHIEVAEEELEAESNYKPPPEKTIEELLEADKEDESLRKYKETLLGDAKSGGLIVDPDDPRKVIVKKLALCVAGRPDMELDLTGNLSQLKKQTFVIKEGVSYRIRIDFIVQREIVHGLKYVQKTFRLGVLVDKMTHMVGSYPPKKEIQSYTTPAEDAPAGMIARGSYIVNSLFTDDDKHEHLNWEWSFDIKKDWKE
- the Dnaaf5 gene encoding dynein axonemal assembly factor 5; the protein is MSKVNNLQLSRICVSLQAEEKGRRKKALEELYACVSNNEWTTEEYLEIWDVVNKQLARSLTDDAEFCRNISIELWKKFLYNLPVDDKNIVHLMTILSRRLSPQELLETSEEVRLSCVKLLRLVIEKYAKYLSVYYDDFVAILARTVTDNYPEIKRESCQCIEELAKSIPEQFYSRSKTLVKPTLSNFNHQHWKVRAASVRAVGQIMLYGNSQSMEEVATPMAEKLFDQSGAVRTAVIEVAGLWLLELRDRYSWWHKLLPLLVTGLHDEVEAIRNRASVLWQAAGELYMKENENDEKFKDKLDFLTEDPKHYPPNVERPNLGCRTIVQQNICKLVAAISKELSDWLADIKVRSAQLLCVLVLHVEDHVIQHIEKLLPPMYRACNDEDSRVVVNVELAAEYMGYFVPPSTYCHLVIPTLDENITAGHLRVFAAILRGSESQSLRPKLCEIGKFLQQPFVCRSKKPRYQKQLARCCESIIKVGKSDCVEIAQELFTVLFTLISTCQEESSFSLAEKLLEELARLEDLAGLEELFVSHLRPIFADLKDSCQAWTIYSTELQMFRVCMTRATVATSQNTDLVLPILKTTMSNEADPELRLKLFILLSNYFQQRKVTMRHIKEKKMFVESILKDVIFAGLVWSAGRAAEAIRTAAVSCLCALFEDDPSRNEKSEPIEKKSIVETIRLDRKNDEIDPSKENNVEVDESQDDIGDTSESMKNMEIEDSNENMELFQKPQHFIDIFEKIIPVLVTLVDDNAKKTRLYALRALYLLVEIARKLSVMTDDRVNEIYSVVLKRLDDGCDDVRIAAIETLVVVWGARTKNYDVIFSASHVDFLYTSAIVHLDDPDESFQSIMLDALFELGKVHPELLLKKIENSKGNFRNQNGLEKLLNRCQTLLRESKYS